The following are from one region of the Haemophilus parainfluenzae genome:
- a CDS encoding F0F1 ATP synthase subunit epsilon: MATFNLIIVSAERKIFEGAVKQIQATGVEGELGILPNHTPLMTAIKPGIVKFTLEDGNEEVIYVSGGFLEVQPKVVTVLADVAIRGSELDADRIREAKRKAEENIVNHAVDVDHDLLVAKLSKELAKLRAYELTEKLVKSKR; encoded by the coding sequence ATGGCGACATTTAACCTAATAATAGTCAGCGCAGAGCGAAAAATCTTTGAAGGTGCTGTGAAACAAATCCAAGCAACAGGTGTGGAAGGTGAACTTGGCATTTTACCAAACCACACCCCTTTGATGACGGCGATTAAGCCAGGGATTGTTAAATTCACCCTTGAAGATGGCAATGAAGAAGTTATCTATGTTTCAGGCGGCTTCTTAGAAGTTCAGCCTAAAGTAGTAACGGTACTTGCCGATGTTGCAATTCGCGGTAGCGAGTTAGATGCAGATCGTATTCGTGAAGCAAAACGTAAAGCGGAAGAAAATATTGTGAATCACGCAGTTGATGTGGATCATGATTTACTTGTAGCTAAACTTTCTAAAGAGTTAGCGAAACTTCGTGCTTACGAACTTACTGAAAAACTCGTTAAATCAAAACGATAA
- the ilvD gene encoding dihydroxy-acid dehydratase, which produces MPKLRSATSTQGRNMAGARALWRATGMKENDFGKPIIAVVNSFTQFVPGHVHLKDMGQLVAAEIEKAGGVAKEFNTIAVDDGIAMGHGGMLYSLPSRDLIADSVEYMVNAHCADAMVCISNCDKITPGMLMAAMRLNIPTIFVSGGPMEAGKTKLSDQLIRLDLVDAMIEAADPNVSDERIDAIERSACPTCGSCSGMFTANSMNCLTEALGLSLPGNGSMLATHADRKELFLKAGRQIVELCKRYYEQDDESVLPRSIGTFEAFENAMSLDIAMGGSSNTVLHLLAAAQEAGVDFKMADIDRLSRVVPCLSKIAPNTNKYHMEDVHRAGGIMGLLGELDRAGLIHRNTKTVLGMTLEEQLNQYDIIRNKDEELHKFFRAGPAGIRTTQAFSQDCRWDSVDDDRVGGCIRNKENAISQEGGLAVLFGNIAKDGCIVKTAGVDESIWKFTGRAIVFESQEDAVAGILGGKVKEGHVVVIRYEGPKGGPGMQEMLYPTSYLKSMGLGKKCALLTDGRFSGGTSGLSIGHASPEAASGGAIGLVHDDDIIEIDIPNRAINLKISDEELAKRRTEQDAKGWQPANREREVSFALKVFGHFATSADKGAVRDKSLLK; this is translated from the coding sequence ATGCCAAAACTACGTTCAGCGACCAGTACACAAGGTCGTAATATGGCGGGTGCACGTGCCTTATGGCGTGCAACAGGAATGAAAGAAAATGACTTTGGTAAACCGATTATTGCGGTGGTGAACTCATTCACCCAATTTGTACCAGGGCATGTTCATTTAAAAGATATGGGGCAACTAGTCGCGGCTGAAATTGAAAAAGCTGGCGGCGTGGCAAAAGAATTCAATACTATCGCAGTAGATGACGGTATCGCGATGGGCCACGGCGGGATGCTTTATTCCTTACCAAGCCGTGATTTAATCGCAGACAGCGTGGAATATATGGTTAATGCTCACTGTGCTGATGCGATGGTGTGTATTTCCAACTGTGACAAAATCACCCCGGGAATGTTAATGGCGGCAATGCGTTTGAACATTCCAACCATCTTCGTTTCAGGCGGCCCAATGGAAGCGGGTAAAACGAAATTATCTGATCAACTTATTCGCTTAGACTTAGTAGATGCGATGATTGAAGCAGCAGATCCGAATGTAAGCGATGAGCGTATTGATGCGATTGAGCGTAGCGCTTGCCCAACCTGTGGTTCTTGCTCAGGCATGTTCACCGCAAACTCCATGAACTGCTTAACTGAAGCGTTAGGTTTATCTTTACCGGGCAATGGTTCTATGTTGGCAACCCACGCTGACCGCAAAGAATTATTCTTAAAAGCTGGTCGTCAAATTGTTGAACTTTGCAAACGCTATTATGAACAAGATGATGAAAGCGTATTGCCTCGTTCAATTGGCACCTTTGAGGCTTTTGAAAATGCTATGAGCTTAGATATCGCGATGGGTGGTTCAAGTAATACCGTTTTACACTTATTAGCGGCTGCTCAAGAAGCGGGTGTCGATTTCAAAATGGCGGATATTGACCGCTTATCACGCGTTGTGCCTTGCTTAAGCAAAATTGCACCAAATACTAATAAATACCACATGGAAGACGTACACCGTGCAGGTGGCATTATGGGCTTATTAGGTGAATTAGATCGCGCAGGTCTAATCCACCGTAACACCAAAACCGTGTTAGGTATGACTTTAGAAGAGCAATTAAACCAATACGATATCATTCGTAACAAAGACGAAGAATTACACAAATTCTTCCGTGCAGGTCCTGCGGGTATTCGCACCACACAAGCCTTCTCACAAGATTGCCGTTGGGATAGCGTAGATGATGACCGTGTAGGCGGCTGTATTCGTAATAAAGAAAATGCGATTTCTCAAGAAGGCGGCTTAGCCGTATTATTCGGTAACATCGCTAAAGACGGTTGTATCGTAAAAACGGCGGGTGTGGATGAGTCTATCTGGAAATTTACCGGTCGAGCAATCGTATTTGAAAGCCAAGAAGATGCGGTAGCCGGCATTTTAGGCGGTAAAGTGAAAGAAGGCCATGTGGTAGTCATCCGCTACGAAGGTCCAAAAGGCGGCCCCGGTATGCAAGAAATGTTATACCCAACCAGCTACTTAAAATCAATGGGCTTAGGTAAAAAATGTGCTTTATTAACAGATGGTCGTTTCTCTGGCGGTACATCTGGTTTATCTATTGGTCATGCCTCTCCTGAAGCGGCTTCTGGCGGTGCGATCGGTTTAGTACATGATGACGATATTATAGAAATCGATATTCCAAATCGCGCGATTAACCTTAAAATCAGCGATGAAGAATTAGCAAAACGCCGTACCGAGCAAGATGCCAAAGGCTGGCAACCGGCTAACCGCGAGCGTGAAGTATCCTTTGCCTTAAAAGTATTTGGCCACTTCGCAACATCTGCGGATAAAGGTGCGGTACGTGATAAAAGTCTATTAAAGTAA
- a CDS encoding glycosyltransferase family 25 protein, which yields MMRGYVINLDRQPERLTHFYQQPGSEIFQKVSAVDRKVLDIIGNKEFFFDVTTFTQMIPRGPTMGEIACTLSHIKCWQLIALDESIDEDEFCLIAEDDITLLPTNKNTPSKFLDVVSDIAKALEDMPVELVKLQMLSYRESNLFTGSGNISLSKSIATGLDASYDNTGSALYLIRKSLTQAIIHKLKTKKPYWLADGFTKFCNPENIMMTLPLLGYIQDNFSSDLEEERIQQIQAYMQNTYDKI from the coding sequence ATGATGAGAGGCTATGTAATAAATTTAGATAGACAGCCTGAAAGATTGACTCATTTTTACCAACAACCAGGAAGCGAAATTTTTCAAAAAGTGTCTGCTGTTGATAGAAAAGTATTAGATATTATTGGCAATAAAGAATTCTTTTTTGATGTGACAACATTTACCCAAATGATACCACGTGGACCAACGATGGGCGAAATTGCTTGCACTCTTTCACACATTAAATGTTGGCAATTAATTGCTTTAGATGAATCTATTGACGAAGATGAATTTTGTTTAATTGCTGAAGACGATATTACATTGTTACCAACTAACAAAAATACACCATCAAAATTTTTAGATGTTGTTTCAGATATTGCTAAGGCACTAGAAGATATGCCTGTGGAATTAGTTAAATTACAAATGTTGTCTTATCGTGAGAGTAATTTATTTACAGGAAGTGGAAATATTTCTTTAAGTAAATCAATAGCTACAGGATTGGATGCATCTTATGATAATACAGGATCCGCTTTATATTTAATAAGAAAATCTCTTACACAGGCCATTATACATAAATTAAAAACGAAAAAACCATATTGGTTAGCAGATGGTTTTACAAAATTCTGCAATCCAGAAAATATAATGATGACCTTACCATTATTAGGCTATATTCAAGATAATTTCTCTTCCGATCTTGAAGAAGAGCGAATTCAACAAATACAAGCATATATGCAAAATACTTATGATAAAATTTAA
- the ilvA gene encoding threonine ammonia-lyase, biosynthetic — MKNLLTNPQPSQSDYVNAIVKLGSRVYEAATVTPLQKMGKLSERLHNNIWIKREDRQPVNSFKLRGAYAMISSLSDEQKQAGVIAASAGNHAQGVALSAKQLGLKALIVMPQNTPSIKVDAVRGFGGEVLLHGANFDEAKAKAIELSKSKHMTFIPPFDHPLVIAGQGTLAMEMLQQVADLDYVFVQVGGGGLAAGVAILLKQFMPEIKVIGVESKDSACLNAALEKGEPTDLAHVALFADGVAVKRIGDETFRLCQKYLDGMVLVDSDEVCAAMKDLFENVRAIAEPSGALGLAGLKKYVKQNNLEGKNMAAILSGANLNFHTLRYVSERCEIGENREALLAVTMPEQPGSFLKFAHVIGNRAVTEFSYRYADNQKACIFVGVRTANEAEKAEIIADLTKNGFDVEDMSDDDIAKTHVRYLMGGRVSNHHERLYSFEFPEQKGALLKFLEILGKRWNISLFHYRAHGADYGNILAAFQLGEKDNVEFEQALAELGYVYEDVTESKAYRYFLR; from the coding sequence ATGAAAAATCTACTTACCAACCCTCAACCCTCTCAATCGGATTATGTTAACGCGATTGTTAAACTTGGCTCCAGAGTATATGAAGCCGCTACTGTAACCCCGCTACAAAAAATGGGGAAATTATCCGAGCGCCTACATAATAATATTTGGATTAAGCGTGAAGACCGCCAACCAGTAAATAGCTTTAAGCTGCGTGGTGCTTATGCGATGATTTCTAGCCTTTCTGACGAACAAAAACAAGCAGGTGTCATTGCCGCTTCTGCAGGTAACCATGCACAGGGTGTTGCTTTATCTGCTAAACAGCTTGGCTTAAAAGCGTTAATCGTTATGCCACAAAATACACCGAGCATAAAAGTGGATGCAGTCCGTGGTTTTGGTGGCGAAGTCTTGCTACACGGGGCTAATTTTGATGAAGCGAAAGCCAAGGCCATTGAGCTTTCAAAATCTAAACATATGACATTTATTCCACCATTCGATCATCCATTAGTGATCGCAGGACAAGGAACGTTGGCAATGGAAATGCTACAACAAGTGGCAGATTTGGATTATGTCTTTGTGCAAGTCGGAGGCGGTGGTCTCGCGGCTGGCGTAGCCATTTTACTCAAACAATTTATGCCGGAAATTAAAGTAATCGGTGTCGAGTCTAAAGATTCAGCCTGTTTGAATGCCGCTTTAGAAAAAGGTGAACCCACAGATTTAGCACACGTTGCTCTATTTGCTGACGGTGTAGCGGTAAAACGTATTGGTGATGAAACATTCCGTTTATGCCAAAAATATTTGGATGGTATGGTGCTAGTAGATAGCGATGAAGTTTGTGCCGCAATGAAAGATTTATTCGAAAATGTGCGGGCGATTGCTGAACCATCTGGCGCTCTAGGTCTAGCTGGTTTAAAAAAATATGTGAAACAAAACAATCTAGAAGGCAAAAATATGGCAGCGATTTTATCTGGTGCCAACCTTAACTTCCATACTTTACGTTATGTTTCGGAGCGTTGCGAAATTGGTGAAAACCGTGAAGCTTTATTGGCGGTAACGATGCCTGAACAACCAGGCAGCTTCTTAAAATTTGCTCATGTTATTGGTAATCGTGCAGTAACAGAATTCAGTTATCGTTATGCAGATAATCAAAAAGCCTGTATTTTCGTTGGTGTGCGCACGGCTAATGAAGCTGAAAAAGCAGAAATTATTGCTGATTTAACGAAAAATGGCTTTGATGTAGAAGATATGTCTGATGATGATATTGCGAAAACTCACGTGCGTTATTTAATGGGTGGACGAGTTTCTAATCATCATGAACGACTTTATAGCTTTGAATTTCCAGAACAAAAAGGCGCGTTACTTAAATTCTTAGAAATTTTGGGTAAACGTTGGAATATTTCATTATTCCATTATCGTGCACATGGAGCCGATTACGGTAATATTCTTGCGGCTTTCCAATTAGGCGAAAAAGATAACGTAGAATTTGAACAGGCTTTAGCAGAACTCGGTTATGTTTATGAAGATGTAACTGAAAGTAAAGCGTATCGATATTTCTTACGATAG
- the ilvM gene encoding acetolactate synthase 2 small subunit translates to MNQYTFELTAQHRPEVLERILRVIRLRGFTVTNMEMALVETKVQIKITVKSDRTFDLLVNQLAKLPDVIEIK, encoded by the coding sequence ATGAACCAATATACGTTTGAATTGACTGCTCAACATCGTCCGGAAGTGTTAGAACGGATATTACGCGTTATTCGTTTACGTGGCTTTACTGTGACTAATATGGAGATGGCATTGGTAGAAACTAAAGTTCAGATAAAAATCACTGTAAAATCTGACCGCACTTTTGATTTGTTGGTGAATCAATTGGCTAAACTGCCAGATGTGATTGAAATTAAGTAA